In Chrysemys picta bellii isolate R12L10 chromosome 3, ASM1138683v2, whole genome shotgun sequence, a single genomic region encodes these proteins:
- the STX11 gene encoding syntaxin-11 isoform X1: MALAADPGRAPRTSPISTSRPLGFPTMPRQPLGDSFPRWLPGSGSPQRPGSPRPAAQHPAAGHCRGLELRPMGPDGGGAWAGRVRGWGNSLRPAPLDRLPGGSGTFLREDAAEASSGDSASRPSSWSGRMKDRLCELYELARLYNQQFPNNEDDESLPHETLLFETDYALAALYKDIQSIRTDNLHLKEDVKRLGKQNNRFLTSMRRLSSIKRDTNSIAKDIKARGEGIHRKLQTMKDFSEDAETKHGTMSVITRVSKNHYVDLMHAFQEAMFEYNEAEMNQRENCKIRIQRQLEIMGKDVSGNQIEDMIEQGKWDVFSENLLSDVRGARAALNEIETRHKELMKLESRIREVHELFLQVALLVEQQADTFDIIQLNVEKVEDYVGEAKCQVRKALEYRRKHPCRTLLCCCFSCCKS; this comes from the exons ATGGCTCTCGCAGCAGACCCTGGGAGAGCCCCGCGCACCTCCCCAATTTCCACCTCCAGACCCCTGGGCTTCCCCACCATGCCGCGGCAGCCACTGGGAGACTCCTTCCCCCGCTGGCTCCCAGGCTCTGGAAGCCCCCAGCGCCCTGGCTCTCCGCGCCCCGCAGCGCAGCATCCCGCGGCCGGTCACTGCCGCGGCctggaactgcggccaatgggccCGGACGGGGGAGGAGCCTGGGCGGGGCGCGTGAGGGGCTGGGGAAACTCCCTGCGCCCAGCCCCGCTTGACAGGCTCCCTGGAGGAAGCGGCACGTTTCTGCGAGAGGACGCGGCTGAAGCAAGCAGCGGGGACTCAGCCTCTCGCCCATCTTCCTGGAGCG GCAGGATGAAAGACCGGTTATGTGAACTGTATGAGTTAGCTAGGCTTTATAACCAACAGTTTCCTAACAATGAGGATGATGAGAGTTTACCTCATGAAACCCTCCTATTTGAAACTGATTATGCCCTCGCAGCTCTTTACAAAGATATCCAGAGTATCAGAACAGACAACCTGCACTTGAAAGAGGACGTCAAACGGCTAGGTAAACAAAATAATCGCTTTCTTACCTCCATGCGCCGTCTTAGTAGTATCAAACGAGATACTAACAGCATTGCCAAAGACATCAAGGCCCGTGGAGAAGGCATCCACAGGAAACTCCAGACAATGAAAGACTTCAGTGAAGATGCAGAAACAAAACATGGCACGATGTCTGTCATAACCCGTGTATCAAAGAATCACTATGTTGACCTCATGCATGCCTTTCAGGAAGCCATGTTTGAGTACAATGAGGCAGAGATGAACCAGCGGGAGAACTGCAAGATTCGGATCCAGAGACAGCTGGAGATCATGGGCAAGGATGTTTCCGGAAACCAGATTGAAGACATGATCGAGCAAGGCAAGTGGGACGTTTTCTCTGAGAATCTCCTGTCTGATGTCAGAGGGGCTCGTGCAGCATTGAATGAGATAGAGACGCGACACAAAGAGTTGATGAAGTTGGAGAGTCGCATCAGGGAGGTTCATGAGCTCTTTCTGCAGGTGGCACTACTGGTGGAGCAACAGGCCGACACCTTTGACATCATTCAACTGAATGTGGAAAAAGTTGAGGACTATGTAGGAGAGGCTAAATGTCAGGTGAGGAAAGCTTTGGAATACAGGAGGAAACACCCTTGTCGAACACTCCTCTGCTGTTGCTTTTCATGCTGCAAAAGCTGA
- the STX11 gene encoding syntaxin-11 isoform X2 gives MKDRLCELYELARLYNQQFPNNEDDESLPHETLLFETDYALAALYKDIQSIRTDNLHLKEDVKRLGKQNNRFLTSMRRLSSIKRDTNSIAKDIKARGEGIHRKLQTMKDFSEDAETKHGTMSVITRVSKNHYVDLMHAFQEAMFEYNEAEMNQRENCKIRIQRQLEIMGKDVSGNQIEDMIEQGKWDVFSENLLSDVRGARAALNEIETRHKELMKLESRIREVHELFLQVALLVEQQADTFDIIQLNVEKVEDYVGEAKCQVRKALEYRRKHPCRTLLCCCFSCCKS, from the coding sequence ATGAAAGACCGGTTATGTGAACTGTATGAGTTAGCTAGGCTTTATAACCAACAGTTTCCTAACAATGAGGATGATGAGAGTTTACCTCATGAAACCCTCCTATTTGAAACTGATTATGCCCTCGCAGCTCTTTACAAAGATATCCAGAGTATCAGAACAGACAACCTGCACTTGAAAGAGGACGTCAAACGGCTAGGTAAACAAAATAATCGCTTTCTTACCTCCATGCGCCGTCTTAGTAGTATCAAACGAGATACTAACAGCATTGCCAAAGACATCAAGGCCCGTGGAGAAGGCATCCACAGGAAACTCCAGACAATGAAAGACTTCAGTGAAGATGCAGAAACAAAACATGGCACGATGTCTGTCATAACCCGTGTATCAAAGAATCACTATGTTGACCTCATGCATGCCTTTCAGGAAGCCATGTTTGAGTACAATGAGGCAGAGATGAACCAGCGGGAGAACTGCAAGATTCGGATCCAGAGACAGCTGGAGATCATGGGCAAGGATGTTTCCGGAAACCAGATTGAAGACATGATCGAGCAAGGCAAGTGGGACGTTTTCTCTGAGAATCTCCTGTCTGATGTCAGAGGGGCTCGTGCAGCATTGAATGAGATAGAGACGCGACACAAAGAGTTGATGAAGTTGGAGAGTCGCATCAGGGAGGTTCATGAGCTCTTTCTGCAGGTGGCACTACTGGTGGAGCAACAGGCCGACACCTTTGACATCATTCAACTGAATGTGGAAAAAGTTGAGGACTATGTAGGAGAGGCTAAATGTCAGGTGAGGAAAGCTTTGGAATACAGGAGGAAACACCCTTGTCGAACACTCCTCTGCTGTTGCTTTTCATGCTGCAAAAGCTGA